The nucleotide window CGAACGCCTGGAGCGGTAGAAAGCAGCAATAGCAGTTTGGGTTATGTTGACTCGCGTCCGAAAGCTTTGACATAAAACCGACAACAAGAGAGAATCGGCGATCACATGGAGGGTTTTATTGAATCGTTGATATCGATATGCGTAAACGCATCGTTTCTCGGTGATGAAGACGTAACTCGACACGCTAGCTAAATGAAGCAAATATACCCACAAGCTCATCGCCATCAGACGAAAACTAAAGCCTCGAAGAAAGGGAAAGAGGATACTAAGAAGAAGAGAGCTTCTCGTTTTCACCAGAAACGTGTGACTATGAATCCGGAGCGTTTGCGAGCGATTCAAGAGTACCAGAATATATTGGACGAATTGAAGAACACGTTTACCGAGAGATGGAAGGTTACCCCAGTTGACAATTGCAGCCTGAAGGACTTCGAACGATTTCGAACGATCGGTACCGGCGCGTTCGGGCGAGTGTTGCTGGTTAAATATAAACCAACTTCCGTTTTCTACGCGATGAAGGTGTTGGACAAGTCCAAGGTCGTTAAGTTGAAGCAGGTTAATCATACGTACAACGAGAAGAGGATACTGCAGTGCGTTCGATTCCCTTTTGTCGTTTACATGGAATACTGTTTCAAAGATAACTCGTACGTCTACTTGGTGTTGCCGTATATAAACGGAGGCGAGATGTTCACGCATCTGAGACGAATGGGGAAATTCGACGAGGCTTTGGCACGGTTCTACGCGGCACAGGTACTACTCGCGCTGGAGTACCTTCACCATTGCAGTCTCGTCTATCGAGACTTGAAGCCGGAGAATATCTTGATTCACAGTTCTGGTTATATTAGAATGACCGATTTCGGATTCTGCAAGATGATCGACGGAAGGACATGGACGCTGTGCGGCACGCCCGAGTACCTAGCACCGGAAGTGATACTCTCGAAGGGTTACGGTATGTCCGTAGATTGGTGGAGCTTCGGCGTCTTCATCTACGAGATGAACGCGGGCTACCCCCCGTTTTACTCCGGCGAACCAATGAAGATCTACGAGAAAATCATCTCCGGGAAGTACAAGTTCGCGCACCACTTCGGCGAGGAGTTGCGGGACATCCTGAAGAATATACTTCAGGTGGACTTGACCAGACGGTTCGGAAATCTGAAGAACGGTACCCTAGACATAAAAAGCCACAAATGGTTCCAGACGACTGACTGGGACTTGATTTATCATCAAAAGATCCAACCGAGCTTCATACCGAAATGCGCCACGCCTGAAGATTCGAGCAACTTCGACGAATACGCGGAGGAACCCCTGACCGTTGATAACGTCGATCGTTTCGCCAAAGATTTCGCGAACTTTTAATCGAGGTCTCTCGCTGATAAACTAGAAC belongs to Lasioglossum baleicum chromosome 17, iyLasBale1, whole genome shotgun sequence and includes:
- the LOC143217466 gene encoding cAMP-dependent protein kinase catalytic subunit 1, which encodes MKQIYPQAHRHQTKTKASKKGKEDTKKKRASRFHQKRVTMNPERLRAIQEYQNILDELKNTFTERWKVTPVDNCSLKDFERFRTIGTGAFGRVLLVKYKPTSVFYAMKVLDKSKVVKLKQVNHTYNEKRILQCVRFPFVVYMEYCFKDNSYVYLVLPYINGGEMFTHLRRMGKFDEALARFYAAQVLLALEYLHHCSLVYRDLKPENILIHSSGYIRMTDFGFCKMIDGRTWTLCGTPEYLAPEVILSKGYGMSVDWWSFGVFIYEMNAGYPPFYSGEPMKIYEKIISGKYKFAHHFGEELRDILKNILQVDLTRRFGNLKNGTLDIKSHKWFQTTDWDLIYHQKIQPSFIPKCATPEDSSNFDEYAEEPLTVDNVDRFAKDFANF